From the Actinomadura luzonensis genome, the window CCGCCCAGGCGCTGTTCAACCACCAGGCCAACGGCTCCATGGTCGCGGGCGGGCACGGCAGCGCCCTGATCGGCCAGTCCTTCACCGACGCCGCCGGCCACCCGGTCAGGAAGTACTTCCAGTCCCGTCCGTCGGCGGCCGGCGACGGCTACGACCCGACCGCCACCTCCGCGAGCAACCTCGGCCCCGAGGACGTCATCGACACCCCCGGCCGGCCGTCGCTGCTCACCCAGGTCTGCGCCCGCTCCAAAGCCGTCGGGGAGCTGGAGGGCGTCAGCGGCGCCCGCCCGTACTGCGCCCCGGACGGGGTCGGCGCGGTGCTCAAGGTCCTCCCTGGCCGCGCCGTCAGCGTCAACCAGCCCTGCCCCGCCACCCCGTTCGTCGTGGAGTACCAGGGGCTCAAGGTCGAGTGCGCGCGGCCGGGACAGGACCACGCGGCCGGCCGCACCGTCCCGGTCCGGGGCGAGGCCGAGGCGGTGGTCCCCGCCGACGCGGTGACCGCCGGCGGCTCCGGCCTGGACCCGCACATCTCCGTCGCCTACGCCGACCTGCAGGCCCCCCGCGTCGCCGCGGAGCGCGGCCTGAGCCTCGACCGGGTCAAGGCGCTGATCGCCCGGCACACCACCGGCCGCGCGCTCGGCTTCATGGGCGAGCCGGTGGTCAACGTGCTCGAACTCAACCTCGCACTCGACGGGAGGTGACATGCGCGGGCGGCTGCGGGTCTACCTCGGGGCGGCGCCCGGGGTCGGCAAGACGTACGCGATGCTCAGCGAGGGCCGCCGGGCCCGCGAACGGGGCAAGGACGTGGTCGTGGGCTTCGTCGAGACCCACGGCCGCCCCCGCACCGCCGTCCTCCTGGACGGCATGGAGGTCGTCCCGCGCCGGTCCGTCGTCCATCGCGGCGCCACCTTCACCGAGCTGGACGTGCGGGCGGTCGTCGCGCGGGCCCCCGCCGTGGCGCTGGTCGACGAGCTGGCCCACACCAACGTGCCCGGCTCGAAGCACGCCAAGCGCTGGCAGGACATCGAGGAGCTGCTGGACGCCGGCATCGACGTCGTCACCACGGTCAACGTCCAGCACCTGGAGTCCGTCAACGACGTCGTCCAGGAGATCACCGGCGTGCCGCAGCGCGAGACCGTCCCCGACGAGGTGGTGCGGCGGGCCGACCAGATCGAGCTGGTGGACATGTCGCCGGAGGCGCTGCGCCGCCGCATGGCGCACGGCAACGTGTACGCGCCGGAGAAGGTGGACGCGGCGATGTCGAACTACTTCCGCGTCGGCAACCTCACCGCGCTGCGCGAGCTCGCCCTGCTGTGGGTGGCCGGCAAGGTGGACGACCAGCTCGGCCGCTACCGCGCGCAGCACGGCATCGACCACCCGTGGGAGACGCGGGAACGGGTCGTGGTGGCGCTGACCGGCGGCCCCGAGGGCGACACCCTGATCCGCCGCGCCGCCCGGATCGCCGCCCGCACCAAGGGCGCCGACCTGCTGGCCGTGCACGTCACCCACGCCGACGGGCTGGCCGGCGCCGACCCGGCCGACCTCGCCCGGCAGCGTTCGCTCGCGGAGAGCCTGGGCGGCAGCTACCACCAGGTCGTCGGCGACGACGTCCCGCGCGCGCTGCTCGGCTTCGCGCGCGGCGTCAACGCCACCCAGCTCGTCCTCGGGGCGTCCCGGCGCGGCCGGTTCGCGCAGCTCCTCTCCCGGGGGGTGGGGGTGGAGACCACCGCGCTGTCCGGCCCCATCGACGTGCACCTGGTCACCCACGAGGAGGCCAAGAAGGGCCGCGGGCGGCCCGGCCGCTCCAGGGCCGCGCTGGACGGCGGACGCCGCCTGACGGGGTGGGCGGTCGCGGTCGCCGGGATGCCGCTGCTGACGGCCGCGCTGCTGCCGGCCCGGGACGTGATCTCGCTGCCCAGCGAGATCCTGCTGTTCCTGTGCCTGGTCGTCGGGGTCGCGCTGACCGGCGGCAGGTGGCCGGCCATGGCCGCCGCCGTGGGCGGCTCGCTGCTGCTCAACTGGTACTTCACCCCGCCCTTCGGGCGGCTCACCATCGCCGACCCGGAGAACCTGCTCGCCCTGGTCGTGTTCGTGCTGGTCGCGGCCGCGGTCAGCACGATCGTGGACCTGGCGGCCCGGCGGAGCAGGGAGGCGGCGCGGGCCCGGGCCGACGCCGAGGTGCTGTCCACGCTGGCCGGGCACGTGCTGCGCGGCGAGGCCGCGCTGCCGTCCCTGCTCGCACGGCTGCGCGAGACGTTCGGGCTGGACTCGGTCACCCTGCTCGAACGCGCCGGCGAGCCCGCCCCCGACGACCAGGCCGAGCCCGCCGCGTGGCGGATCGCGGCCACCTCCGGCGGCGAGCCCTGCGTCTGCCCCGGCGCGGCAGACACCGACGTGCAGATCGGTGAGGACCTGGTGCTCGCCGCCCGCGGCCGGCTGCTGGACGCCGGCGACCGCCGCGTGCTGGAGGCGTTCGCCGCCGAGGCCGCCGTCGCGCTGCGCCAGCGACGCCTGCAGGAGGAGGCGGACCGGGCCGGGCCGCTGGCCGAGGCGGACCGCATGCGGACCGCGCTGCTGGCCGCCGTCAGCCACGACCTGCGCACCCCGCTCGCCGCCGCCAAGGCCGCCGTCCAGAGCCTGCGCGGCCGCGACGTCGCCTGGACGGCGCAGGACCGCGACGAGCTGCTGGCCACCGCCGACGAGTCGCTCGACCGCCTCGACCGGCTGGTGGCCAACCTCCTCGACATGAGCCGCCTGCAGGCCGGGGCGCTCGGGCCGGCCCCGCGGCCGGTCGCCCTGGAGGAGGTCGTGCCTCGCGCGATCGACGACCTCGGGCCGCTGCGCGACCGCGTCGAGGGCGACGTCTCCGTGGACCTGCCGGAGATCGTCGCCGACCCGGCGCTGCTGGAACGCGTCCTGGTCAACCTGATGAGCAACGCGGTCCGCCACAGCCCGCCCGGCCGCCCGGTGCTGGTCACCGCGAGCCGGCACGGCGACCAGGTGGAGATCCGGGTGATCGACCGCGGCCCCGGCATCCCGCCCGAGATCCGCGACCGGGTGTTCCTGCCGTTCCAGCGGCTCGGCGACCGCCACAACGACACGGGCGTCGGCCTGGGCCTGGCGCTGGCCCGTGGCCTGACCGAGGCCATGGGCGGCACCCTCGAACCGGAGGAGACCCCGGGCGGCGGCCTCACCATGATCGTGACGTTGCCCGTTCCGGCAGGCCGTGACCGGACGACGGCGGCGGGACCGCCGGACGCCTCCTCCTAGCCGGATACCGCGCTGGTTGACCTCCCGGCGCAGGCTACCGCGGCCGGTTGACCCGCAATTCCGCCAGGCAGTTGACGACAGTCAAGGGCGCGCGTGGATATTTTCGCGGCAATGACCGACCCCGCCGGAAGGTGACCACTGATGATCGCAACACGGGTAGCACTCGGCGTGGCCGTGGCCGCCGCCGCCCTCCTCGCCGCCCCGGGCGGGCCGGCCGTCGCGGCCGTCGCGGCCGAGCCGGCCCCGTCCCGCGAGCCGGTGACGCCTCCGGACGGCACCGACGTCGTCATCACGGAGGAGGTCCACGCGGCCGGGCTCATCAACTACTCCTGCGGACCGAACTACAACCCCTACGACTACTACCCCGCCAAGGCCGACAGGACCCGGCTGGAGTACGCGGCCGGCACGTCACGCGGCGGCGCGGGACTGTACAGCGGCACGTGGGACTCCAGCATCTGGTGGGCGTGGGGCAGCGGCCTGCGGGCGGGCGACAAGGTCTCGCTCGACTGGTCCGACACCGGGGGCGCCTCCTACCACGCCTGCCACAAGACGATCGCCAGCGGCGCGAGCAGCGGGACCACGGGCGGCGTCAACGAGGTCGACGGCCGCTACTTCAGGGCCTGCGTGAAGGGCGGCAGCAGCTGGCGTTGCACCCGCTGGTGGCACGTCCAGGGCTCGTGAGCGGCGGCCCAGGACCGGCAGTCCCGGCCGGGCACGTCCGGCCGGCCCCACGCAGAAGGGAGATCCACAGGATGAGCGGCTCTCGTCCCGCCTTACGCGTCGCCGCGCGGGCCACGGTGACGGCCCTCGCCGCCGTCGCGACCGCGGCGATCGTCCTCCCGGCCCCCGCGCACGCGGACGGCACGTACCGCTGGCAGAACGAGTACACACGCCAGTACCTGGAGGTCTACCAGAAGTCGAAGGCCAACGGCGGCATCGTGTCCGTCTGGCGCTACAACGGCGGCAAGAACCAGCTGTGGAAGGACACCAAGACCAGCGCCGGCTACTACCGCGTCCGCAACGTCAACAGCGGCAAGTCCATGGACCGCTGGGACTCGGCCTTCTCCCCCAGCTACAACGGCGCCGCCTGCCCGGTCACGCAGTGGAGCTGGTGGGGCGGGGCCCAGCAGCAGTGGAAGGGCCGCAGCGTCTACAGCCGGATCTACAACCGCCGGTTCCTCATCTGGTACAACTGGCGCGGCTGCCGGGGCGACCTCTGGCACGACACGCTCGGCGTGCTGCAGCCGTTCCACTACTCCAACGTCATTCTCTACTCGCGCGACTACTGCACGGAAGGCCGCTGGATCGGCAAGGGCGAGTGCTTCTGGAGGAGGAACGGCAAATGAGGAAGAGCACTCCGCCGCTGCTGGCCGCCGGGGCCGTGCTGCTGGCCGCCGGCGCCGCCGCGTTGCAGCTCCAGCCGACCGCGTACGGCTCCGCCGCCGCGCCGACGCTCGATCCCGACCCGCTGCCCACGACGAGCGAGGTCACGCCGCTGCCCGGGCCGACGGGGGCGCTCGGGCCCGACCCCACGCCGATCCCGGAGCCGGCGATCACCGGCGTCCCGTCGGACCCGGGCGCCGCGATGCCGCTGGACGCGTACATGACGTCCATGGCCGACATCCACACCATCGACCTGGCGAAGGACGCGGCGACCGCCACGTGCATGGCCTCGCTCGGGTTCTCGGCCTGGACGGCGGGCGTCGTACGGAACTGGAACCCCGAGGACTACGTGGAGTCCGACCTGGTCGAGCCGCTCGACGCGGCGGCGGCGGCCCGGTCCGGGTACCCGCGGCCCGCGCTCGACCCCGCGGTGTCGGCCGCGGCGGCCAAGCCCGAGGACCAGCGCGCCGCCTCCCCGGAGGAGATGCAGGCCTACGACGGCACGGCCGCCACGACCGGCTCCGGCCAGGCCATCCCCGAGGGCGACTGCGCGGCGAGCGGCGAGACGAAGGTCCTCGGCCAGGCGACGGCGCTGGCCGCCGACCCCCGGCTGCTGGCCGACGACGCGAGCTTCCTCGCGCTGGAGCACACCGCCGTCAAGCAGTCGCTGGAGCAGTGGGTGACCTGCATGACGGCCAAGGGGTACGCCTACGACAGCCCCCTGAGCGCCCGCGCCGACCTGCGCTGGGCCGCCCGGGAGCCCGGCGTGGCCGCCACGCAGGCGGAGAAGCAGGCCGCCGCCGACGACGCCGCCTGCGCGCAGGGCGCGAACCTGCTCGCGACGTACCGGACGGCGAAGCGGGCCTACGAAGAGGTCATGGTGCGCGACCAGCGGCAGGCGCTGACCGAGTCGCTGTCCGTTTTCGCCACCTGGGTGGAGCGCGCCGAAGCGGTGCTGGCGGGCCGCTGACCCGCGCGATTCACCACCCGGTCACGATCGGTCACGATCCGGGGCCTCGCCTCCGATGCCGAGCGGAGTTCTCATGATGCGACGTACGGTCCGCCGACTCATCGCCGCCGCGGCCCTCGCGGCGGGCCTGCTCGCGGCGCCGCGGACGGCGTGGGCGCAGCCGCCCAGGATCGACCCCGGGCTGGCGGAGAAGCTGTCCGCCGGCGGCGAAGTACGCGTCAACGTGCTGACCCGGGACCCCGCCGGCCTGGCCGCCGCGGCCTCGGCGGTCACCTCCGGCCAGGTGGTCCAGAGGCTGTCCCGGGTGCCGGTGCTCACGTTGCGCGCCGGCCGGGCGGAGGTGGAGCGGCTGGCGGCGCAGCCGGGCGTGCTCCGCGTCACGGAGGACGTGCCGGTGCCGCCGTCGCTCGCCGAGAGCGTGCCCCTGATCGGCGCGGACCGCACCCGCGAGGCGGGGCTGACCGGGGAGGGCACCGTGGTGGCCGTCCTCGACTCGGGCGTGGCGAGCGGCCATCCCTTCCTCGGTGGGCGGGTCATGGCCGAGGCGTGCTTCTCCCCCAGCGATCCCGCGTACGGGGCCTCCAGCCTGTGCCCGAACGGCGCCGACCAGCAGGAGGGGCCGGGCGCGGCGGACGCCGACAGCGGGCCGTGCGCGTACCTGGACTGCTCGCACGGCACCCACGTGGCCGGGATCGTCGCGGGCGAGGAGACCGGCGACGCGGCGGGCGGCGTGGCGCCGGGGGCCGGGCTCGCCGCCGTGCAGGTGTACAGCAGGTTCGACTCCTTCTCCTACTGCGGCAGCGCCGGGCCGCCGTGCCTGCTGAGCTTCGTCAGCGCCCAGCTCGCCGGGCTGGACAAGGTGCTGGAGCTGATCGACCAGGGCGTCCCGGTGGCCGCGGTCAACCTCAGCCTGGGCGGCGGCAGGTACACCGCCGCGTGCGACGACGACCCGCGCAAGGCCGCCATCGATCGGCTGCTGGCCGCCGGGGCGCCCACGGTGGTGGCGGCGGGCAACAACGGCTACGCCGACGCGGTCAGCGCGCCCGCCTGCGTCTCCTCCGCCATCGCGGTCGGCAGCACCACCGACCAGGACGAGGTGTCGTCCTTCAGCAACCGGGGGCCGCTGCTGGACCTGTTCGCGCCCGGCTCGGACATCGTCTCCTCGGTCCCGGGCGGGGGGTGGCAGTCCAAGAGCGGCACGTCCATGGCGGCCCCGCA encodes:
- a CDS encoding potassium-transporting ATPase subunit C, whose protein sequence is MDRMPSWIRRHLAALRALLVLTAVTGVLYPLAATGAAQALFNHQANGSMVAGGHGSALIGQSFTDAAGHPVRKYFQSRPSAAGDGYDPTATSASNLGPEDVIDTPGRPSLLTQVCARSKAVGELEGVSGARPYCAPDGVGAVLKVLPGRAVSVNQPCPATPFVVEYQGLKVECARPGQDHAAGRTVPVRGEAEAVVPADAVTAGGSGLDPHISVAYADLQAPRVAAERGLSLDRVKALIARHTTGRALGFMGEPVVNVLELNLALDGR
- a CDS encoding DUF4118 domain-containing protein — encoded protein: MRGRLRVYLGAAPGVGKTYAMLSEGRRARERGKDVVVGFVETHGRPRTAVLLDGMEVVPRRSVVHRGATFTELDVRAVVARAPAVALVDELAHTNVPGSKHAKRWQDIEELLDAGIDVVTTVNVQHLESVNDVVQEITGVPQRETVPDEVVRRADQIELVDMSPEALRRRMAHGNVYAPEKVDAAMSNYFRVGNLTALRELALLWVAGKVDDQLGRYRAQHGIDHPWETRERVVVALTGGPEGDTLIRRAARIAARTKGADLLAVHVTHADGLAGADPADLARQRSLAESLGGSYHQVVGDDVPRALLGFARGVNATQLVLGASRRGRFAQLLSRGVGVETTALSGPIDVHLVTHEEAKKGRGRPGRSRAALDGGRRLTGWAVAVAGMPLLTAALLPARDVISLPSEILLFLCLVVGVALTGGRWPAMAAAVGGSLLLNWYFTPPFGRLTIADPENLLALVVFVLVAAAVSTIVDLAARRSREAARARADAEVLSTLAGHVLRGEAALPSLLARLRETFGLDSVTLLERAGEPAPDDQAEPAAWRIAATSGGEPCVCPGAADTDVQIGEDLVLAARGRLLDAGDRRVLEAFAAEAAVALRQRRLQEEADRAGPLAEADRMRTALLAAVSHDLRTPLAAAKAAVQSLRGRDVAWTAQDRDELLATADESLDRLDRLVANLLDMSRLQAGALGPAPRPVALEEVVPRAIDDLGPLRDRVEGDVSVDLPEIVADPALLERVLVNLMSNAVRHSPPGRPVLVTASRHGDQVEIRVIDRGPGIPPEIRDRVFLPFQRLGDRHNDTGVGLGLALARGLTEAMGGTLEPEETPGGGLTMIVTLPVPAGRDRTTAAGPPDASS
- a CDS encoding RICIN domain-containing protein, encoding MSGSRPALRVAARATVTALAAVATAAIVLPAPAHADGTYRWQNEYTRQYLEVYQKSKANGGIVSVWRYNGGKNQLWKDTKTSAGYYRVRNVNSGKSMDRWDSAFSPSYNGAACPVTQWSWWGGAQQQWKGRSVYSRIYNRRFLIWYNWRGCRGDLWHDTLGVLQPFHYSNVILYSRDYCTEGRWIGKGECFWRRNGK